GGAAGGGCGCGCTGTGTGACACCGCGTCGATCACGGCTTGCTGCACCTGCTGCGCCAGGGCGGGATCGCCGTAAAGACGGCGCATGTCAAAGAACATCGTGCCGTGCACCACATGGTCGGGGATGGGCGTGGTGTACCACTTGTGCACGGTGTGCTTCCAATCGCTCAGGCTGCGCCGCCATTCGGGGTTGCGGGCCATGATGCCCCCCGTGCACTCGGGCACGCCAATGCCGATCAGCGCGGTGATCAGGGCCTCACTGAAACGGGCCAGCTCGTCCACCTCGGCGGCGCTGAGGTGATCGGCATAGACCAGCGCGTTGTCCTGGTCGGTGGCCAGCGTCTGTTCGCCTCGCCCCTCGCTGCCCAGCACCAGGAAGGCGCAGTCTTTGGTGAGGGTGGGATAGTCCTGGCGCACCAGCTTGATCAGGCGCACCAGCAACAAGTCGTTGAGCCGGGCCACGGTGCCCACCAGCTCGCCGATGTACAAGCCCTGCCTGAACAGATCCACGGCGGTCTTCTGCACCTGATCGTGCAGACTGCGCAGTTCATCCACCGACTCGGCACGCTCGATGGCCAGCACCAGGCCCAGGGCGTTGCGGGTTTGCAGGCGCTGCAGGTCGGTGCCCGTGACCATGCCGATGAGTTTGCCGCTGGCATCCGTGACGCACATGCGGTGGGTGCGGCGGCGGCTCATGTGATAGAGCGCCTCGTACAAGGGGCGGTCTTCGTTGATGGTGAACAGGGGGCCACGCATGATGTCGCAGGCCCGCGTGGCTTGGGCATCTCGCCCGTCGGCCAGCATGGCGCGCAGGTCGCGGTCGGTGATGATGCCCACCTCGGCGCCATCGCGGCGCACGATGATGCTGGAGATGCTGCGCTCATGCATGATCGACGCCACCTGGTGCACGGTGGCCTGGGCATCGCACGTGATCACTTCATGCCGGGCCACCGAGCCCACGGGCTCGAAGAAGGGGGACGTGTCGTTCAAGCGGCTCTCCTGCGGGGTGGCACATGCCCCCGTCACACCGTTCATGCGCGAGCCATTGTGGCCCACAGCGTAAGCCCTTGTCTTGATCGAAAACACGCACAGCTCACGCGGTGCGGCAGCACTGTGCAGTATTCTCGATTCAAGCCCCTCGTCCAGCCCATGTCCCCCACCCCCACCAACCCCACCACCCCCGTCAAGCCGGCCCTTCGGCCCCTGACCCGTCGCCTCAGGGGCTTTGTGCGCACGCGCCTGTGGCTGCAGGTGTTGGTGGCCATGGCGCTGGGCCTGGGGGTGGGCCTGGGCATCGGCCCCTGGGGACAGTGGTTGGCGCCAGCGGCCGCCAACACCTTGGTGAACTGGTTGGCCTTGCCCGGCAGCCTGTTCTTGTCGCTGGTGCAGATGATCGTCATCCCGCTGGTGGTGGCGTCGATCATGCTGGGCATTTGCAGCAACCAGGACACGGCCCAGTTGCAACGCATGGGCTTGCGCACAGCGGCCTTTTTTGTGCTCACGACCTTGCTGGCGGCCATCATCGGCCTGGGCGTGGTGCTGCTGATCGAACCCGGCCAGTACGCCCGCGTGGATCACCTGTCGGCCACCGCACCGCTGGCCAGCGCCCCCGCAGACGCCAGCCAGTGGCCCAGTCGCCTGTTGGGGCTGATCCCCACCAACCCCTTGCGGGCCGGTGTCGAGCAAAACATGCTGCAGGTGGTGGTGTTCGCGATGTTGCTCGGCGTGGCCATGCTGAAACTGCCCGCCGCGCAGGCACGCCCCATCACCGAGCTCCTGACAGCGCTGCAAGAGTTGAGCATGGTGGTGGTGCGCTGGGCCATGTACCTGGTGCCGGCCGCGGTGTTCGGCATGATGGTGCAGCTGGTGGTGAACACCGGGCTGGAGGCCCTGTGGGGGGTGGGCGCCTATGTGGGCGCGGTGCTGCTGGCCCTGGTGCTGGCCTTCGGCATGATGCTGGCGTTGTATGCGGTGTTGTGCAGGCGCTCACCATGGCAGTTTTTGCAACGCACGCGCGATGTGCTGCTGCTGGCGTTCTCCACCAGCAGTTCGGCCGCGGTGATGCCATTGACCTTGCGCACGGCCGAAGAGCAGCTGGGCGTGAGCACCGCGGTCTCCAGGTTCGTCATCCCCATGGGCGCCACGGTCAACATGGCCGGCACCGCGCTGTACCAGGTGATGGCCACCTTGTTTCTGGCGCAGGTGTTTGACGTGAGCCTGGGCTTGTCAGGGTTGCTGGTGATCGTCGTGCTGGCCGTGGGGGCGTCCATCGGCTCGCCAGGCACCCCGGGCATCGGCATCGTGATCCTCTCGATGTTGCTGGGCAGCGCAGGCATACCCGCCGAAGGACTGGCGCTCATCATCGGGGTGGACCGCATCCTCGACATGAGCCGCACCACACTCAACGTGGCGGGCGACCTGGTGGCCGCGTGCGTGGTTGACCACTCGGGGCAGCCCACGGGCTGATCGCCTGCGTGGTTTACACTGACGGCGTCATTGGGGAGTAGCCGCTCTTTGCCTCCACGCAAAGAGGCCCACGTCAACACACTTGGCCCGCAGGCCATGGCGTGCGCAGTCCCCGACAGCCTCGGCTGTCGAACCACCTGGCAAGACCTTTGACCACACCGCCTCCGAATCTGGCCGGGGACGCGGCGTGGTCAATCGTCCGCACACCGGCCAGGTTATCTCCATCCCCATCATGGAAGCTTTTTTCATCTCCACCGGCGTGGTTGCGCTGGCTGAAATCGGCGACAAGACGCAGTTGCTGGCCTTCTTGCTGGCCGCACGGTTCAAGCGCCCGCTGCCCATCATCCTGGGCATCTTCGTGGCCACCATCCTGAACCACGCCCTGGCCGGTGCCGTGGGGGCCTGGCTGACGCGGCTGGTGCAGCCCGACATGCTGCGCTGGATCCTGGGCGTGTCGTTCATCGGCATGGCCCTGTGGACGCTGATCCCCGACAAGATCGAAGACGACGAGGCGCAGGTGGCCTCGAAGCTGGGCGTGTTTGGCGCCACGCTGGTGACCTTCTTCCTGGCCGAAATGGGCGACAAGACGCAGATCGCCACCGTGGCCATGGCCGCGCGCTACCCCGAGCCGGTGATGGTGGTGCTGGGCACCACCCTGGGCATGATGCTGGCCAACGTGCCCGCCGTGTTCGCGGGCGACAAGCTGGCCGAGCGCATCCCGATGCGCCTGGTGCATGGCCTGGCCGCCACCTTGTTTGCGGCGCTGGGCGTGGCCACGCTGCTGGGGGCGGGCAGCGCGCTGGGCTTCTGAGGCGGGCGCGTGTCAGGCTTGGTTGGTCTGATCGGCCTGATCACACCACCCCTGCAGCGCCGGGCTGGTGGCCAGGGCCTGCCGCGCGGCGTCGTAGCCGATCTGGATCAGCTCATCGGCCCGCGCAAACTCCAGAAAGCGAATGTGCCCCAGGGGCGGCTGGATCAGCACCTCGGGCTGCTCCAGGGCCAGGCGGGTCTGGGTGATGCGCGTCTCCATCACGTTGATGGACGCCAGCAGCACCTCGAAGATGCTGGGCATGGGCTCCTGGTTGGAGGGCGGCGCCACCCCTTGCGCCAGGACCAGCCCACGCGCCCATTCGCTGCCTTGCAGCCGGGTCTTGAGGTCTTGCATGGCGCGTCGGTAACCGGCCAGCCAAGGGGCGGCATCGCTCAGTGTGACCGGGGTCGTGGCCCGCGCCGACTCTGCCGCCGCCGGGGTACGCCGCGCCTGCAGCGATTTGAAGTTCTTGCCGCCCACGATTTGGTGGTTCAGGTCCACGGCGATGACCACCTCGGCCCCCAGGGCCCGCGCGGCACTGACGGGCACCGGGTTCACCAGGCCGCCGTCCACCAGGATGCTGCCGTTGCGCCGCACGGGGGTGAAGATGCCTGGCACCGAGATGCTGGCCCGCACCGCGTCGATCACGTCCCCCTGCCGGATGAGCACCTCTTGGCCGGTGACCAGGTCGGTGCTGACGGCCGCATACGCGATGGGCAGGGATTCGATGGTGGCTGAGCCCACATGCTCGCGCACCAGCTCGCCCACCCGTGCGCCGTCCAGCAGGCCCGAGCGGGGCAGCACCACGTCGAAGAACGAGAGCGTCTTGCGCCAATCGAAAGCCTGGAAGGTGCTGGTGAGCTGCTGCAACTGCCCTGCGGCGCACACCGCCCCCACCAAGGCCCCCATGCTGGTGCCCACGATGCAGTGCAGCGGCACACCGGCTTCGTTCAGGGCGCGCACCACGCCCAGGTGCGCCAGGCCACGGGCCGAGCCACTGCCCAAGGCCAGGCCGATGCGCGGCGGCGATGCCGGCTGGCGTGGCGTGGGGCCTGCGTCTGAACTGGCCGATGTGTCATGCATGGCTTCGTTTCTACCGCGTTTTGCAGGGTTTTTGCAGGGCTTTGGCAGGTGTTGCCTCGCCGGTTTGACAAGGGTGAATGGTGTCGCTAGGCTACAAGGATGTTGCGCGCACTGCGTCTTTGGTGGATTTGCCTGCTGGCCGTGGCCATGCCGTTGAAGGCCTTGGCGCTGGCCGGTGGTACGCATTGCAGTGCCGCTGACGCTGCGCCGATGGTGGTCATGGCCATGGCGGACAGCGATGCCGAGGCCTGCCCTCACCATGAGGGGGGCGCCACAAACGCCTTGAACGCCACCGAGGCCACCCCGGCCGACGCCACCAGCCCGCACGAGGGCGGCAGCGCTGGCCACCACAGCTGCAGCGCCTGTGCGCACTGCGGCGGCGCCTCGACGCTGCCCAGCGTCTGGATCAGCCCCACGGTAGAGGCTGCGCCTCACACCTTGCCTGCCAGCCCGACGGGCACGTGGCGCTCTGCCACGGTTCGGCACCTGGACCGTCCGCCCCCCCCCACGGCGTGATCTGAGTCCCTTGCCGCGCGCTCCAAGGGCGCGGCCACCTTGTCATCACCCCCATCGGCCATCAGGCCGCCCTTCGCCATGCTCAAACCCATGCGCCATCGCCCCTTGCCGTGGATGCTCGGGATGCTGGTCTCCGTCTGGAGCCTCGCCAGCCATGCCCAGCCACCGGCCTCGTCACCCCAGCCCACCCAGGCCGATGCCCCCGTGCCCCCCTTGACGTTCGAATCCGCCCTGCGCACCTACAGCCCTTTGGTGGCAGGGCGCCCCGTGCCCTGGGTGCAGGCCAATGAACGCGTGAACCAGATTGGCGGCTGGCGCACCTACACCCGCGAAGCCCACGCGCCCGAGCCCACGGCCAACCAGGCTGCACCGGAGAACCCGCATGCGCACCACTGACCGCATCCACGGGCCTGGTGTGCGCACCGCACGCCGGCCTGCCGCCCTGCTGCTGAGCCTCGCCTTGGGGCTGAGCGGCTGCGCCACCGTGGCCACCGACGGCGGGCTGCACGGTGTTCAAAACCAGATGCCGGCCAGCGCGCAAGCCATTCTGGGCCAGCCCGCCTCAGATGCGCCCTTGACATGGCAGCGCAGCGCCGAAGACCGACAGGCCGTGGCCCAACGCGTGGCCGAGTTGCTGGCCCAGCCACTGGACGCCGAGCGCGCCGTGCAGATCGCCCTGCTCAACCACCGAGGGCTGCAAGCCGCTTATGCCGAGGTGGGTATCAGCGATGCCGAGCGGGTGCAGGCCTCTCGGCTGGCCAACCCGGGTTTCAGCTTTGGCCGTTCCAGCAAGGGTGACGAGCGCGAGATCGAGCGCGGCATCCATGTGAACCTGGCGCGCCTGTTGTTCATGCCCACCCTCAGCCGGCTGGGTGATCAGCAACTTCAGCAGACACAGCTGCAGGTGGCTCAGAAGGCCTTGCAGGTGGCCGCCGAAGCCCGCAAGGCCCATGTGGAAGCGGTGGCGGCGCAAGAGCGCCGACGCTACATGCAGCAGGTGATGCAGGCCGCCGAGGCCAGCGCCACCCTGGCCCAGCGCATGGCCCAGGTGGGCAACTTCAACCG
This genomic window from Aquabacterium sp. A3 contains:
- a CDS encoding DUF294 nucleotidyltransferase-like domain-containing protein: MNDTSPFFEPVGSVARHEVITCDAQATVHQVASIMHERSISSIIVRRDGAEVGIITDRDLRAMLADGRDAQATRACDIMRGPLFTINEDRPLYEALYHMSRRRTHRMCVTDASGKLIGMVTGTDLQRLQTRNALGLVLAIERAESVDELRSLHDQVQKTAVDLFRQGLYIGELVGTVARLNDLLLVRLIKLVRQDYPTLTKDCAFLVLGSEGRGEQTLATDQDNALVYADHLSAAEVDELARFSEALITALIGIGVPECTGGIMARNPEWRRSLSDWKHTVHKWYTTPIPDHVVHGTMFFDMRRLYGDPALAQQVQQAVIDAVSHSAPFLARSAANIVRFCKPFGWFGRIETELKDGVRSFDVKKNGLFPITEGVKVLIQQKGLVGGNTHQRIEMLEGAQVLTPKQARNLVASFDVLLHLRLKAQFDALAAGKKPHNFLSFEGLDRLQIGQLKLALQTVETFGRFLEQHFQLGGMR
- a CDS encoding dicarboxylate/amino acid:cation symporter; translated protein: MSPTPTNPTTPVKPALRPLTRRLRGFVRTRLWLQVLVAMALGLGVGLGIGPWGQWLAPAAANTLVNWLALPGSLFLSLVQMIVIPLVVASIMLGICSNQDTAQLQRMGLRTAAFFVLTTLLAAIIGLGVVLLIEPGQYARVDHLSATAPLASAPADASQWPSRLLGLIPTNPLRAGVEQNMLQVVVFAMLLGVAMLKLPAAQARPITELLTALQELSMVVVRWAMYLVPAAVFGMMVQLVVNTGLEALWGVGAYVGAVLLALVLAFGMMLALYAVLCRRSPWQFLQRTRDVLLLAFSTSSSAAVMPLTLRTAEEQLGVSTAVSRFVIPMGATVNMAGTALYQVMATLFLAQVFDVSLGLSGLLVIVVLAVGASIGSPGTPGIGIVILSMLLGSAGIPAEGLALIIGVDRILDMSRTTLNVAGDLVAACVVDHSGQPTG
- a CDS encoding TMEM165/GDT1 family protein, giving the protein MEAFFISTGVVALAEIGDKTQLLAFLLAARFKRPLPIILGIFVATILNHALAGAVGAWLTRLVQPDMLRWILGVSFIGMALWTLIPDKIEDDEAQVASKLGVFGATLVTFFLAEMGDKTQIATVAMAARYPEPVMVVLGTTLGMMLANVPAVFAGDKLAERIPMRLVHGLAATLFAALGVATLLGAGSALGF
- a CDS encoding patatin-like phospholipase family protein, which translates into the protein MHDTSASSDAGPTPRQPASPPRIGLALGSGSARGLAHLGVVRALNEAGVPLHCIVGTSMGALVGAVCAAGQLQQLTSTFQAFDWRKTLSFFDVVLPRSGLLDGARVGELVREHVGSATIESLPIAYAAVSTDLVTGQEVLIRQGDVIDAVRASISVPGIFTPVRRNGSILVDGGLVNPVPVSAARALGAEVVIAVDLNHQIVGGKNFKSLQARRTPAAAESARATTPVTLSDAAPWLAGYRRAMQDLKTRLQGSEWARGLVLAQGVAPPSNQEPMPSIFEVLLASINVMETRITQTRLALEQPEVLIQPPLGHIRFLEFARADELIQIGYDAARQALATSPALQGWCDQADQTNQA